A region from the Brachyspira pilosicoli genome encodes:
- a CDS encoding viperin family antiviral radical SAM protein: protein MSIFNGLKLNWHFINNCNMHCKFCYASKDSCNINLFKIAEKLKPFKYINLVGGEPTIYKNYIHLIYYLKSQGHVLSIVSNGSMFLKDNSILKATLECCNVIGLSIDSLNKETCIKIGRSVGNSKPITKEEYLYLTAIIKENKKDLKINTVVNKYNYKENLNSFISKALPNKWKIFQVLPIENLNSCKELLISDEEFNYFLNTHAANEKIIYSENNDNMTSSYIMLDAKGRFFNNIDNKYIYSRSLFDDNVDLYEEFFKMNYSIDKYYDRYKRAN, encoded by the coding sequence ATGAGTATTTTTAATGGCTTAAAACTTAATTGGCATTTTATCAATAACTGCAATATGCATTGTAAGTTCTGTTATGCTTCAAAAGATTCATGCAATATAAATTTATTCAAAATAGCTGAAAAACTTAAACCTTTTAAGTATATAAACTTAGTAGGCGGCGAGCCAACTATATACAAAAACTATATTCATTTAATATATTATCTAAAATCACAGGGTCATGTATTAAGTATAGTAAGTAACGGTTCAATGTTTTTAAAAGATAACTCTATACTAAAAGCAACTTTAGAATGCTGCAATGTTATTGGTTTAAGTATAGATTCATTAAACAAAGAGACATGTATAAAAATTGGAAGAAGTGTAGGAAACAGCAAACCTATAACGAAAGAAGAATATTTATATCTAACTGCTATAATAAAAGAAAATAAAAAAGACCTTAAAATTAACACTGTAGTTAATAAATACAATTATAAAGAGAATCTAAACTCATTCATATCAAAAGCTCTTCCAAACAAATGGAAAATATTTCAGGTACTTCCTATAGAAAATCTTAATTCATGTAAAGAACTTCTAATAAGCGATGAAGAGTTTAATTATTTTTTGAATACTCATGCAGCAAATGAAAAAATAATCTACAGTGAAAACAATGACAATATGACTTCGTCTTACATAATGCTTGACGCTAAAGGTAGGTTCTTTAACAACATTGATAATAAATATATTTACTCAAGAAGTTTATTTGATGATAATGTTGATTTGTATGAAGAGTTTTTTAAAATGAATTATAGTATTGATAAATATTATGATAGGTACAAAAGAGCTAATTGA
- a CDS encoding dipeptidase — translation MIFDAHSDVLSDIAVKTLKGENNILKKYHYDNLVKGKVGGSIFVVWVERKNYERAFERANEIFECFKKELNYCNDIIEVVKSYDEMIEAQNKNKFYAFLGFEGLMPIDDNIDILDSYYNDYGVRHASLTWNEENKLATGVRGDSGRGLTELGKKVIKKMNDKGMIVDVSHLNDKSFFDVANITNSPIIASHSNSRKLCGSMRNLTDEQLKVIRDLNGVVGFNCYKDFVDEDKDKQTIDRAVDHIKYIADTIGVNHIGLGFDYNEYFEDEGITGVKGLEDASKSYTILEKLKEAGFNSDEIEKIEYKNFHRIIKIVIK, via the coding sequence ATGATTTTTGATGCTCATTCTGATGTTTTGTCTGATATTGCTGTAAAGACTTTGAAAGGCGAGAATAATATATTAAAAAAATATCATTACGATAATTTGGTTAAGGGTAAGGTTGGAGGAAGTATATTTGTTGTATGGGTTGAGAGAAAAAATTACGAGAGAGCTTTTGAGAGGGCTAATGAGATATTTGAGTGCTTTAAAAAAGAGCTTAATTATTGTAATGACATTATAGAAGTTGTAAAAAGTTATGATGAGATGATTGAGGCACAAAACAAAAATAAGTTTTATGCTTTTTTAGGTTTTGAGGGGTTAATGCCTATTGATGATAATATAGATATTTTAGATAGTTATTATAATGATTATGGAGTTAGGCATGCTAGTTTAACTTGGAATGAAGAGAATAAACTTGCTACAGGAGTAAGGGGAGATAGCGGCAGAGGATTAACGGAGCTTGGAAAAAAAGTAATAAAAAAGATGAATGATAAAGGAATGATAGTTGATGTTTCTCATTTGAATGATAAATCTTTTTTTGATGTGGCTAATATTACGAACTCTCCTATAATAGCATCGCATTCAAATAGCAGGAAGTTATGCGGCAGTATGAGGAACCTTACAGATGAGCAGTTAAAAGTGATAAGGGATTTAAATGGGGTAGTGGGGTTTAATTGTTATAAAGATTTTGTAGATGAAGATAAAGATAAACAAACAATAGATAGGGCAGTTGATCATATAAAATATATTGCAGACACTATAGGAGTTAATCATATAGGGCTTGGTTTTGACTATAATGAATATTTTGAAGATGAGGGTATTACAGGAGTTAAGGGGCTTGAAGATGCTTCAAAGTCTTATACTATATTAGAGAAACTAAAAGAAGCTGGTTTTAATAGCGATGAGATAGAGAAAATAGAATATAAAAACTTTCATAGAATAATAAAAATTGTAATAAAATAA
- the mnmE gene encoding tRNA uridine-5-carboxymethylaminomethyl(34) synthesis GTPase MnmE produces MSNYNLDDTIVALATPYSKSALALIRMSGKDSLNIASKICYYANNENKNITKFEHRKSYYALIKDENNTPIDELVVLTTLSPNTFTSEDTVEFMCHGSIVVIESLINIIIRNGARQANRGEFTYRAYINGRIGISEAEAIHDLIDSNNRLMAEASIYKIRGRLTREIDKLRENVKNTLMLIYGELDFPEDDTETFSYDKLIENFYTIKKDIENILNNSKRVENLINGIKVSIVGRVNAGKSSIFNMILDKERAIVSNIAGTTRDFLSENIYIDNIPFYFMDTAGFHKEADNDIELEGIERAKKCANEADIVIAVFDYNDKANDDDINLIEFLQQLKNKNIIYVLNKIDLEKKFNEKINNAIEISTKTKQGKDKLIEALKNHIKDSDIIIFNKESYVNNRERGYLERAIEQLNVCIEKSNNNHLLDEVAEEINILNNILGNVSGKIEAEEIINEIFENFCIGK; encoded by the coding sequence ATGTCTAATTATAATTTAGATGATACTATAGTAGCATTAGCAACTCCCTATTCAAAAAGTGCATTGGCTTTAATAAGAATGTCTGGAAAAGATTCTCTAAACATAGCTTCAAAAATCTGCTATTATGCCAACAATGAAAATAAAAACATTACAAAATTTGAACATAGAAAAAGTTATTATGCTTTAATTAAAGATGAAAATAATACTCCTATAGATGAACTTGTAGTGCTTACAACATTATCTCCAAACACATTTACTTCAGAAGACACTGTAGAGTTTATGTGTCATGGAAGCATAGTTGTTATAGAATCATTAATAAACATTATAATAAGAAACGGAGCAAGGCAAGCAAATAGAGGCGAATTTACATATAGGGCTTATATTAATGGAAGGATTGGCATAAGTGAAGCTGAGGCTATACATGATTTAATAGACTCTAACAACAGATTAATGGCTGAAGCAAGTATTTACAAAATTAGAGGAAGGCTTACAAGAGAGATAGATAAACTTAGAGAGAATGTAAAAAATACTCTTATGCTTATTTATGGTGAATTAGATTTTCCAGAAGATGATACTGAAACTTTTTCTTATGACAAACTAATAGAAAACTTTTATACTATAAAAAAAGATATAGAAAATATTTTAAATAATTCTAAGAGAGTGGAAAACCTAATTAATGGAATAAAAGTATCAATAGTAGGACGAGTTAATGCAGGAAAGAGCAGCATATTTAATATGATATTAGACAAAGAAAGAGCAATAGTTTCAAATATAGCCGGCACTACTAGGGATTTTTTAAGTGAAAATATTTATATAGATAATATACCTTTTTATTTTATGGATACTGCGGGATTTCACAAAGAAGCTGATAATGATATAGAACTTGAGGGAATTGAGAGAGCTAAAAAATGTGCTAATGAAGCTGATATTGTAATTGCTGTTTTTGATTATAATGACAAGGCTAATGATGATGATATTAATTTAATAGAGTTTTTACAACAATTAAAAAATAAAAATATAATTTATGTATTAAACAAAATAGATTTAGAAAAAAAGTTTAACGAAAAAATAAACAATGCAATTGAAATAAGCACAAAAACAAAACAAGGAAAAGACAAATTAATAGAGGCATTAAAAAATCATATAAAAGATTCTGATATAATAATTTTTAATAAAGAGAGCTATGTAAACAACAGAGAGAGAGGATATTTAGAGAGAGCAATAGAGCAATTAAATGTGTGTATAGAAAAGTCAAATAATAATCATTTATTAGATGAAGTGGCAGAAGAGATAAATATATTAAATAACATATTAGGCAATGTAAGCGGAAAGATTGAAGCAGAAGAGATAATAAACGAGATATTTGAGAATTTCTGTATAGGTAAATAG
- a CDS encoding helicase C-terminal domain-containing protein, producing MSEYDVEINNVFSLEAINFMRKSIVDSYGNEVYFGINFNSFGILDYIEVMARGNKDSVPAIISLSLEFDAVIHNHPSGQLTPSRADLAIASELGNNAGVGFYIVNNDVDDFYEVVRPIRKENVKNIDAPDALFMFTENGLLSKILKKYEYRQEQTELVEATIEAFNTNKHLISEAGTGIGKSFAYLIPALLWLKENKTRIVVSTNTINLQEQIINKDLPSIIDAIAPNVKYALVKGRNNYVCIKKVKDALNDTDKLDFEDQIEFFQDIDNWLNITKDGSITDLGYKPKSELWEMVACDTDTCTHRKCEYLEDCYFYKMRKQLNAAQLLIVNHHVLCADLSLHAETSGRYSLLPKYTKVIIDEAHNFENSASSYFGDEGSKNGILKALFYISRIKKNKRLGVIETINNIVNQNKSSIEIEDYRELLELINSVHETTSRVRNVVDESSKQFLNYCHKNIQTKEGLGFKFRICPEIIINNKWKEEGIKPLREMVLVITSLVNACDKLYKKFFDIAIDKGFDYEEIAQMSNAYLERLKRQLISLNAAIDYKKDEYIRWVEARITKKGNLILNWHLTPVTVAKNLNDYLYLRFDTVAMYSATLTVSKSFNFFSNRLGFDYIEKNKKIEIYLESPFNYRDNARLYISTDSPDPASDSFNDYTSKVLLNVCDITGGRAFILFTAFSSLMKVYETTVEKLKEKNINALAQTASIHRHTLLDMFKASENNVLFGVDSFWEGVDVAGKNLEAVIIPKLPFAVPTDPISEGRYKYIEENGGNAFLDYALPFAVIKFKQGFGRLIRSKEDRGIVFVLDKRLYTKNYGMQFINSLPNASILRASIKEIFKDMNNFFEQ from the coding sequence ATGAGTGAATATGATGTTGAAATAAATAATGTTTTTTCTTTAGAAGCAATAAATTTTATGAGGAAATCTATAGTTGATTCCTACGGCAATGAAGTATATTTTGGAATCAATTTTAATTCTTTCGGCATATTAGATTATATAGAAGTAATGGCAAGGGGTAATAAAGATTCTGTACCTGCTATAATATCGCTTTCATTAGAGTTTGACGCTGTAATACATAATCATCCATCAGGTCAGCTTACTCCTTCAAGGGCAGATTTAGCTATAGCAAGTGAGTTGGGCAATAATGCTGGAGTTGGATTTTATATAGTAAATAATGATGTTGATGATTTTTATGAAGTTGTAAGGCCAATTAGAAAAGAGAATGTAAAAAATATAGATGCTCCTGATGCATTATTTATGTTTACAGAAAATGGGCTTTTAAGCAAAATATTAAAAAAATATGAATACAGACAAGAGCAGACTGAACTTGTAGAAGCCACAATAGAAGCCTTTAATACAAATAAACATTTAATATCCGAAGCAGGTACTGGAATAGGTAAATCATTTGCATATTTAATACCAGCTTTATTATGGCTTAAAGAAAATAAAACAAGAATAGTTGTTTCAACAAATACAATAAACCTGCAAGAACAAATCATAAATAAAGACTTACCGTCTATAATAGATGCTATAGCTCCAAATGTAAAATATGCTTTAGTAAAGGGGCGTAATAATTATGTATGCATTAAAAAAGTAAAAGATGCTTTGAATGATACTGATAAATTGGACTTTGAAGACCAGATTGAGTTTTTTCAAGATATTGACAATTGGCTCAACATTACAAAAGACGGCTCCATTACAGATTTAGGCTACAAACCAAAATCTGAATTATGGGAGATGGTTGCCTGCGATACTGACACTTGTACTCATAGAAAATGCGAATATTTAGAAGACTGCTATTTTTATAAGATGCGTAAACAACTCAATGCCGCACAATTATTAATAGTTAATCATCATGTACTATGTGCAGATTTATCTTTGCATGCAGAAACTTCTGGCAGATACAGCCTGCTTCCAAAATATACAAAAGTGATAATTGATGAGGCTCATAATTTTGAAAACTCTGCTTCTAGTTATTTTGGAGATGAAGGAAGCAAGAATGGTATATTAAAAGCTCTTTTTTATATATCAAGAATAAAGAAAAATAAAAGGCTCGGCGTAATAGAAACTATTAATAATATTGTTAATCAAAATAAATCTTCTATAGAAATAGAGGATTATAGAGAATTATTAGAGCTAATTAATAGTGTACATGAAACAACTTCAAGAGTGAGAAATGTGGTAGACGAATCTTCAAAACAGTTTTTAAACTACTGCCACAAAAATATACAAACAAAAGAAGGCTTAGGATTTAAATTTAGAATATGCCCTGAAATAATAATTAACAATAAATGGAAAGAAGAAGGAATTAAACCTTTAAGAGAGATGGTTTTAGTTATTACTTCATTGGTTAATGCATGCGATAAACTTTATAAAAAATTCTTTGATATAGCAATAGATAAGGGATTTGATTATGAAGAGATAGCACAGATGAGCAATGCCTATCTTGAAAGACTTAAAAGACAATTAATCTCACTCAATGCTGCAATAGATTATAAAAAAGATGAATATATAAGATGGGTTGAAGCAAGAATAACTAAAAAAGGAAATCTCATACTTAATTGGCATCTTACCCCTGTTACAGTAGCTAAAAACTTAAATGATTATTTATATTTGAGGTTTGACACTGTTGCTATGTATTCTGCCACTCTCACAGTTTCAAAGAGTTTTAACTTCTTTTCTAATAGACTTGGCTTTGACTATATAGAAAAAAACAAAAAGATAGAAATATATTTAGAGTCTCCTTTTAATTATAGAGACAATGCAAGGCTTTATATATCAACCGATTCCCCAGACCCAGCAAGTGATAGTTTTAATGATTATACATCAAAAGTGCTTCTTAATGTATGCGATATTACAGGCGGGCGTGCATTTATACTTTTTACGGCATTCTCTTCTTTAATGAAAGTTTATGAAACCACAGTTGAAAAGCTAAAAGAAAAAAATATTAATGCCCTTGCACAGACTGCTTCAATACATAGACATACTTTACTTGATATGTTTAAGGCTTCAGAAAATAATGTTTTATTTGGAGTGGATTCTTTTTGGGAGGGTGTTGATGTTGCAGGTAAAAATCTTGAGGCTGTAATTATACCAAAACTACCATTTGCTGTTCCTACAGACCCCATAAGCGAAGGAAGATACAAATATATCGAAGAAAATGGAGGAAATGCATTTTTGGATTATGCTCTGCCTTTTGCTGTTATAAAGTTTAAACAAGGTTTTGGACGACTTATAAGAAGCAAAGAAGACAGAGGCATAGTGTTTGTATTGGATAAAAGACTATATACCAAAAATTATGGCATGCAGTTTATAAACTCACTTCCAAATGCAAGCATATTGAGAGCAAGCATAAAAGAAATTTTTAAAGATATGAACAATTTCTTTGAGCAATAA